The Longimicrobium sp. genomic sequence CGCGCTCCGCCGCCAGCGCCTCCACCGCGCCGAAGCGGCGCGCGAACTTCTCGTTGGCGCGGGAAAGCGCGGAGGTGGGATGCGCGTCCGCCAGCCGCACCAGGTTCACCACCGCGAAGAGGAGGTCGCCCAGCTCCTCCTCCAGCCTGGCGAAGTCGCCCGCCTCCAACTCGTGGCCGACCTCGTCCACCTCCTCGCGCACCTTGTCCCAGGCGCCGCGCCAGTCGCTCCAGTCGAAGCCGAACTCGGCCACGCGCGCCTGCACGCGGTAGGCGCGGGTCAGCGGGTCCAGCCCGCCGGGGACGGCGTCCAGGATGGCGTCGGCCGCGCCGCGCTCCGAGCGCTCGCGCGCCTTGATGGCGTCCCACGGCTCGTGAGGGCCGCCGTACAGGTGCGGGTGGCGTCGGCGCATCTTTTGCTCGA encodes the following:
- the mazG gene encoding nucleoside triphosphate pyrophosphohydrolase yields the protein MSPSQAENPHPDAPAGGVLDRALALAAFLRARCPWDAAQTPLSLQPYLLEEAHEAARAIAAGDHAALRDELGDLLLNVAFQVVMAEEAGLFGREDVVRGVEQKMRRRHPHLYGGPHEPWDAIKARERSERGAADAILDAVPGGLDPLTRAYRVQARVAEFGFDWSDWRGAWDKVREEVDEVGHELEAGDFARLEEELGDLLFAVVNLVRLADAHPTSALSRANEKFARRFGAVEALAAERGVVFGEATLEELDRLWDEVKRRERAGGGTAARGDG